The following DNA comes from Solanum stenotomum isolate F172 chromosome 11, ASM1918654v1, whole genome shotgun sequence.
GaagattttgaacttttgagaattatttttggaatttcaaaatacaaacaaattatAATGTCCAGTGTATAGGACAAAACAAGTTCTTTATTTCTAGCTAATCATTTGTATTTTGTACTCTCTTTTAACATCAACATTGACTTTTAATAGGttgtttatgaatattcaaCTATTAAAGTTTTAAAGATCAAAAATTCAGAagattagaaaataaattaagtacTTCAAACGGTCAATTTGAGAGTAATTCAATTAACATTGTTTAGATTACGTAATTATTGGAACTTGTGATTCATCACCAAATCAAATGTAGATTTTTCCTAATTGTTATAATTATAATGTAAAAATCCTCATAACGGTAAAATCGGGAATAAGTCAATAACTTAAAATTAACTTGGATTAATTAACagtatttaaattcaaattctcgAATACAGGgtactaattaatttaattttatattgtaaGGTACATTTTTAATGTGCTAATTTATGTATAAACTATATATTAAACTTGTACGTAAGATTCCAACATTGGATTGCACTCAATGTTTTCCATTTGGATTTGACAAAAAATACAGTAGGatatttaacaattaataaaattacaaaataaaataatattgacataACAATAGTACTGATAAAAGGATAAATAAGTGTTACATATTAGAACCCCACTCTACtactaaaaaagtaaaaattctCAACCTTCATATTCTCATATCTATAGTCATATCCTCGATAATAAAAGAGATATTAGTCTTTGATGACAATATAAAGAAACCAATATATTAAACATATAGTCCCTGCaaagaatttttatttcaattttctagaaaatgttgggttttaccaaaataaatgtgaaaaacaAGAGAATCACAGCACATATAAATGCATGCATGCATAGTGTAAAGTAATAAAGAATTAAATGGTTGAGCCTTTTTTTGTGCTGTTTTCATGCACTTGCATTTCTTAACAAATACGCAATAAATGACaaagtgacaaaaaaaaaaaatactatatttattttttgttcaatcTCCTTTTTATGTCAAACAATTCAACCTAATATTTTGactatattaattttgaattccTAATATCAGtcaatacatatatttttattaacgTATGTCTGTGTATatgtaatatttcaaaatataaattattatagacatataagtaattttaaaagtaatggTTCACAGATTATATAGCAAAAAGATATTATCTCAATGCTAAGAATGCTCAAACTCTTACTGATATCACATAATTATTATTGAATCTAATGTCGCTATAGACTTTAATTAGAGACATTTACATAAAGTGATAATTgtcactaaaaaaatatttaatggcACTTAAACTATTgtcattaaaaatcatttttgatgtagtgtaatacatcaaaaatattatttgcatTATCTGtcctttaaaatataattataggTAATTATTAAGTGAAACCAATTAATAACATGTTGTTCACATTTATGCAATATAAATACTATCCAAGGGtataagttatttttgaaaaaaatatatattatattgtcatatttatgcattattccaaaaatgattagagaattataatttttttaaaggaaaacaAATGGAGACACAATAACCTAGCGCATTTAATTTACCCATTGACTACCATAACATATATACACAGCCTAAACGGCACGGaccaaattaatttatttatttttaaaatttcttaaagGTCGTAGTCTCATATTACtccatttcaaaatttcattttgtttcttaaaGATCAACCTGGATTATCGTGGAATGATCGGAATCTCTTcagttttaattaaatattttaggtTTGAATAtttggaaatgaaaaaaattatgttgaaagtgcctccaaaaatcaattttaacaatgcacgaattcaaatttaatgaaATCTCAATATACGTATCAAATATTGTAGTCTCATATATTAATATAAGCAAAATGAAAGATCAACATAAATTGTCGTGGAATGATTGAAATCTCTCCAACTTTAATCAAATGTTTTATGTTCGAGcaatagaaaatgaaaaaaaatcggTTGAAAGTGCAACCAGAAATAGgttttaacaatacaataatgcactgattcaaatttagtcaaatCTTAGATATCGTTtgagaaatataaaataaagtaaaatgaaagATCCACCTGAATTATCATGGGTTGTTCGGAATTAGATGTTTCAGGTTAAGCATTTGAAAAACTATATGTTGAATAGATTTTAATCATAtacgaatttaaatttaatcaaatctCAATATACGTATCAGACtttgtttgaaaaatgtaaaataaagcaaaaatgaaagtatagagtaataaataattagagTCACGCTAAGAAGCAGAGGACACAACATCTTGAAACGTGTGATTTTGTTCTGCTTTTTCTTGGACTTTGgctccttttttaaaaaaataaaaataaattaactacTTGTATTTAATTTCCTTCGTGAGGCATCAatgtctttttattattattttctttattattattattattattattattattattattattattattatattagtgAAAAAGAAACTCTTTTTTGATATGTCAACTGCGGTGAAGATCTGCCAATTGCaactttgatttgttttttcacaaaaaagaaCCTTCCATAAATTAAATCAGTTATTGAACAGTTTAATTCTTGTTGAAATAAATCATATGGTTAGGCAAGAGGCCAATTGATTTAACCATCAACAcaaaggaaacaaaaaaaattgaggatcaaaacacttaattttaactaaaaGTTTTAAtcatattcaatttattttttaagatttttgacatatttaaaaCCAACATAAAAAATACTACAAGTCAACAACTCAacatagtaataataataaatatattgtcaTTTCAAATACACCAACAATTTTCATTATTAGTTTGTGCTAGACAATATACATTAtactaagtatatttttatcatattgtgttttaatttgatcagatataaaatttaagaacttaaagaagaaatttaaattttattatttcaaattaaagatatatatatataatgttttcatattatccatttttttcatcaaagtATTTCAGTTAGGAAAAATCACCCCACATATATATTTAGGGGGCAATATTATAGattttaaatctacttttaaaatattattccttataacattttaattacgGATTATAACAGATCAcgttttatttataaattaatttaattccattttatcaaataattaaaattttatgattatatttttattattagatGATATAAATAAAGAATCAATCATAATTATCTCTTACCCATTTTTAGGAATTTTACCTTGATTCATGTTCCCTTTTTACTGTCAcacatcaaataaaaaatgagtcagacaaataatgaacaaattcaatgttcattccaaaatcaaacattatacattaaaaaaaacgtcataattaaaattattatacacaaccaaaaatatgaaatcaGTATAAAAAATTTATGCACAATTTTCATACACATTTCATGCTAAAATTATAACTATTTCATCACATAAGTTGCCACTTTTTCACTTAACAATCATGCcaatataatatcaaattaatactaattctaaatattaattgtcatttattagaTAATGAGTACACAAAATTCATTCCAATATATGTCAAAATTGTACCAACATGGTATAACtagtataccaatttcaaataaattttatgtaatttttttaaaccagaaacatacaaaaaaaaatgaatgttcataccaaaatctataccattttcaaacaaattttatgtaatttcaaaaaataaatggtCATTCCAAAAACACCATACttaaatattatacataaacaaaatctGAATATATTTTTCCAGTATCACTgttcttaatttaattttattttttatgtttggttagtataccaatacaaataaaatatcgcAAAGAACACTAACCTGAAGAATCTCATCTACCACCATGCTTTATTAATACTGATAAGAAGTCGTccattacaagaaaatgatgattattttaaaatgaatgtGAATTAGATGAGAGTGACGACTAACTAGAGAAAAAATTGAGATGAGAGAGAAACAttcgagaaaaaaaaagaaaagaaatatgttttgaaCGAATTTTAACTGTTTTGAGttaaacaagaaaaacaaatattccttcttcttttttatgaaTCTCCTATTTTAATGCCACATATTAATTGTCATTaatgaattcaaattatttaCTATTAATATATCCgtttttaccttatttatttttcatactaattaatttttactgttattttaaattatttttttattttactaaaatgtTAAAacctgtaattttttttattgttataactTGAAAGATAAAGAATAATGTCACAACTTATAATTAATAGTCCTATTTATGTCAGTTACAGAATTTTCACAGAGATTCTTGTTGTTTTTTCTCTCATATTACCCATAATACTAGATTACACCATAAAGTACTAACAATCAAAGTTAGAGttttaaagtaataaaatatttgtcaagTCAATAAATGTCAAGTAATATGAAAACAACGGGATAAATTGGAAGTTTATGTATATGGCATGTTGGCAACTTCATATATGTTTGTCATTTGCTAATCATTATAGATTTAGGTTTCATTAATCCAAAGAATTCATTATAAGTGATGAATAGAACCTCATAGGTTGGTTAAGGGGACCAATTGAGACACAAGATCAGTGGCATCAGGTTTGGTCATATAGCGAAAGAACAGTCTGTGAAGGGTAACTTAAAGTAAAAGTACATTAACTCACTAAATTTCAAGATTCTTGAATTTCCCAAAAAACATGTAGAGGTACCAATTGGAATTTAAACTAAAATCTTCACTTccatttcaaaattattttatcttatagTGTTTCTTTTTGTTCTCACCTTCACAAGGTTGCACGCCTTTGATAATTTGAAGGTAAACAATATAAATGTGTTAGATTCTTTGCAAAATCACTATGTAAATTGATTTTATATTGTTggataaactaaaataaaattacatattaTCCTTTGTAATAAATGAAATTAGTAACTTAAAATTATTCGTTATGTTTATACATTATTAATGACAACTACTTTTGTACTTCGATATCATCTGCTCactatatttcaatttatgaaaaaaaaagtttgaagtACGAGGATTAAAACATTTGATTTTGATTGTAAATTAAGATATAAATTCTTCAAAGATTTTAGAacaaaaagttatttatttaaatactaTGCAAAAACTATAAGACAatatacataataattaaaaatatttaagtaatattagaaaaaaaaatacagttAAAGAAAAAACTGTTCACTTTCAcgtaaaatgaaataaaaaagtgaATAATAACTACAAGAATCACACATAAGCCAAGCTACCTGCTATAATGggtaaaattaaattgataatataaaaataatttatttatcctagtatgaatataaattactccctctgttccttCTTATTTGACTGTCAtactaatattaataaatttgtcatttttacttatctattttaataatttaagagaaatttattattttctttctttattattcttattattaaataattacataaaatattaataatatccaaatttaaactttcaaaaatatatttaataaaaataatttacttaataAATTAGATCCCTATTAAGTACTCCCTATATTTCATATAACTGAATTATTAcgatttttttcattattcaaaGTTTtaagatgaatgtttgaattttttttttcatatttatcctTTCCTTTAATAAAGTTTGAAGTTTTCTAGAAATAAATTGTATTACTTGtaaagttatatttatgatttcaccaaaagataataattaaaaaaaaatgatttaaattatatccttaatttttattaaagtcAACAAAGGTCTAAGTATAAAAATACGGATAAGTATGAGTTCATGAAACATAAGGGTAATAATGTCATTTCCCAACACCACTCACActctatatataaattttaaatatattcactTCTTGTAGGCGCTCTAGTGATTATAGTCTACCCgttaaattcaaatttgttgCACCAAAACAAATACTGCAAAAAGATAGAGATAGAGAAAATCACAcacaatcaaaatcaaaatagagaaaatgtCATCAACAATAACAAGAAAACCCAAATGGCACCcaacaccaccaccaccaccgaGCCCAAAAATCCTTCATTTTCCCCGGAGAACTCGCCGGAAAACCCCCAGAAATACGAAAAAGCAACAACTTTATCCAATGGAGAAGAAATGTGACTATTACAAAGGGAGATTAGAAAGTTTATTTGATCAAGAAAGATACTTTCATGGAAGTTCTTCCTCTATTAATCCCATTGTTCTTCTCAAcacttcaacttcttcttcgtcttcttctaCGGCTCAGAGGAGAGAAAGAGTcgaagaacaagaacaagaaggTGCTGTCAATGGCGGTGGTGATGCCGGAGACAGGTTtgttaaatcaatttttttttaatgaatcttagtagctcagttgATTGACTATCTGTATTGGTAAGGGTTCGATTTTCCACTTTGTAATTTCCTCTGTCCCcaattttaagaagaagaaaaaatgtagcttaaaattatgatttttacaGTTTCCTAAAAAGTGGGACTGAATTTTTTTGcttgaactaatgttaaatttgtttttcaagaaaacccTTTATTCTCATGGAAATTATATTACAATTTTTATGAACCAAGTTTGATATTTTAACATAAAGTTGGGATTTTTACAGTTTTCTAAAAAGTGGGGCTGACAAATCTTTCTTGAATAAATGCAAAtttggttttttcttttttatgaagGAAAGTAtccttttaaatgtgaaaaattgaTTCTTGATAGAGAAACATTGTTGTTTATATTTTGTGGTGGCAGGGAGGAGGAGAAATGGAGGTTTCAAGCAGAGATGTTAAGGGCAGAGTGTAATTTCTTAAGGATGGAAAGACAATTTGCTTTGAAGAAATTGGAAAGGAATAGACTTCAGATGGAGAAGACTCTTAGATCAGCTGTTCACACTCTCATTGCTGTGAGTATATCAACACTCTTCTCGTAGTTTCTTGTTCTTCGATTTCGATTATCATTTGTGTTTTTTGTGTTTCGATTATCACAATATTTTACTGTCATTACTGTTCTTTCCTCTGTATGTTGTGTATTGCTCTTCGGTTATTGTTACTGCTCTCATTTCTATATTTTCAAAATGTTTGGAGATGCTTTATTTTAAGCCGGAGATTTATTGGAAATAACCTCTCCATCTATACGAGGTACGAATAAGTTTTGTGAGATTATACctgtatgttattgttgttattgaaaATACCAAACTGAATTCACTTATTATGAATATTtatctataattatttttatactattaatgcataaaacttaATTATCAAATGTAGAAAGAACAGAAAAACAAGTTTTCAGTTTTTTCATGCAATCCCACTGTCCAATAAATGCCACCTCTGTTCAAATTTTGTCCATAtgaaaatagtatttttttttctcaatgttCTTTGCTTTTTACTCtattttttaacttgaaaaataatagaattaTTGAAAATGGAGGTGCCTTAGAATATAAAAAGTGATATTTAGAAGtccttgattttattttttttgtaaattttttctTACTTTGGAGTAAGTTCAATGTCAATTTAGTTTAGAATctgtctttctttttctttgtttatattattttattagaaaaaggcAAAGTTAAAACTTTTGTTACTTCATTTTGCAGGggaaaaagaagatttttgaaggGAAGAATGTGAATGCAGTATTGGAAGAAGAGATTGAAGATTTAGCAGAAAAACTTGAAGAGTTAAAGAAAAGTTGTAAAAATAAAGATGTCGAAGTGAGACACTGTAGTAACTTTGATAAAAAAGCATGCCATTTACAGAAAAGGCTAGAGAAGCTTGGAGGTTTAACAGATGAAAAAGCTCTCAAGGAATTACAACAACTAGCTCAatcaacaaatgaaattgacaaagAAACCAAGAATAATACTTCTACTGATGTAAGTTTTGCCTTTTTCACTTTCTCTATTGATCTTTTATATAGTTGCCAAACATATTACTATTACCTGTTGTTTCCTTTCCTTCGGTTTTCATATTGCTTATTTTGGCTATTGGTATTCCTTACTTGAGCTGATAGTCCATCGAAAACAATCTCTGTATCCTTATAAGTTAGGGGTAGGTTGCATACATTCACCCTACTCAGACCCCACTTACAGAATTTCACTAGATATGTTGTTATatatagttgtcaaaaaaagGACAGTATGGTGCACAAAACATCTCGCATTCACAGAGTTCGGGGAAGGGTTGCACTCAAGGGGTGTGATGTAGGCATACGGCATACCTAATGTAAGCACTAGTATCTACTTCCacgattcaaaaaaaagaagttgtAATCTTGATAGAGGCTATAAAGTAAGCCATTTATGCATGTTTATCAACTAAGTAATTACTATAGGCTTATTTAATACTGTATAGACTTTTTGTTGAGAAAAGAATAAGATAATTGGTTTTTCTTTTGGATGTTGTGTGCATTAGTTAATTATGATTGAGAATGAACTATTTGAGAACCTGCtatcatttgaaaatttcaccttGGAATAAGGTATCTGGTAACTCCACGTGGACTATTTAAAAAACATacagtaataaaaaatttgaaaaaagacaACAGGGGGTGGTggtgtttttaaaaataattcaactttagtacttttatacatattttcaatttatattcaCAAAATTCAAGTAATCTTGACTACTTgtagttttgattttgaaaaatgaaaaaaagacaGTTTGATGCATTAAGTTTTCGTTATGCGAGGGGTCGAGAGAAGAGTCCAACCACAAGATTCTATCGTATGTAGTTTTATCATGCATTTTTGCAAGAGCTTGTTTCTAAAGCTTGGACTCTCGACCTCCTGATCACATGACAATAATTTTACCAGTTACGTCAAGGATCTGCTtacaaaatttgtaaaaaatgttTTGCAGGTGGAGTTGTTGAGGGAAAAAATGGAAGGACTATCAAAGGGTATGTTAGATAGAATGGAGGAAGAATATGGGGCAATACTTTCAAGCACAGCAAACAGTTCAGTTGCCAGTTCAGCTTCAACTTCCAAGAGAATTGACTCTATTACAGACCCTACATCATCTTTCTCTACAAGACAACAACCATCTCAGGTAAAGTCAGAACAGATAAAATGtttttatacatataataattgtaCTTCTCTGTCTGTACctctatattaatttaaaatcatgtaCTACACTTACAATAATGAACTTATTGTGTTTACTACATCTGTTTCAAATTGTTTGTCatgttttgacttgacacgaagtttaagaaagtaaagaatcCTTTGTGTCGAATGTATCtaaatgtcctttaatcttgtggtcttgaaCATGCTACATGAAAAGTTGATATTAAAGAGGTGCCTGAAAGGAGAGAGTATTTCTTGTGGTGTCTTGTAGTAAGATTTTGATACTACTAATTAAGACCCTAGagttatttcaaaatttgtttaacaTAAAGATAAAATTACCAAACAAGCACCACAAATCATCAAAATACGAGTAGTATCTACTCAACTGgtaatagttattatctcagCTAGTcactttttctttgttgaagaaaatttAAATCAAGAAGAGAGGCGACTTTttgagataataactattagttgagtgaccatctgagcAATCAATCCTATATTAGAAAATAGAGAGGAACCTGTAAATGTTATGTTGCTAATTGTAGTTTGGCAATTTTTATCTTACGCGGTAACTTGCTTGTAATGTCAGGGTTGGATTGATATTTCTAGTGACTTTCATTTTATTGAGTATAGAGATAGACGATGTGTTCTATCGTAGTTATTGAACTTAGTTTTATGGCTTTGTTGCAATAGACCTGTAGTTCGATGATCATATGTGAAATCAATCCTAAAAGAGAGTATTTTGCATAACATCTCAAGAATCATGCATTTTCAATATGGTATACTTGTCTTCATTTTGTTATAGAGTTTTATTGCTGGTTTTGAACTGAAGAAGCAGTTTTTTCACCCATGTTTCATACAAACAGGACATGATGCCACTCGAGGAGAACAAATGCTCAGGGCGTTGCAAGG
Coding sequences within:
- the LOC125844718 gene encoding uncharacterized protein LOC125844718, with translation MSSTITRKPKWHPTPPPPPSPKILHFPRRTRRKTPRNTKKQQLYPMEKKCDYYKGRLESLFDQERYFHGSSSSINPIVLLNTSTSSSSSSTAQRRERVEEQEQEGAVNGGGDAGDREEEKWRFQAEMLRAECNFLRMERQFALKKLERNRLQMEKTLRSAVHTLIAGKKKIFEGKNVNAVLEEEIEDLAEKLEELKKSCKNKDVEVRHCSNFDKKACHLQKRLEKLGGLTDEKALKELQQLAQSTNEIDKETKNNTSTDVELLREKMEGLSKGMLDRMEEEYGAILSSTANSSVASSASTSKRIDSITDPTSSFSTRQQPSQDMMPLEENKCSGRCKVIVRRIVEQVRAETEQWSQMQEMLQQVRGEMEELQASRDFWENRALDFAHEIQSLQSSVEEWKDKAQAFETKAKDMQYELTAAKDELEKSRTKKSTAHDQREVTSTPNSPLLSLAKQIEKEKRVLVCRLKEENAKQKLQKQRGVEVISTKDLPPVSLGKQLEKEKRMFMHRLKENRGANDMSCKREVSPVERRKEHYSCSKESRVPKRPPFRDVGNSSPLLVRQNSKAIYPLHSP